A genomic region of Actinomycetes bacterium contains the following coding sequences:
- a CDS encoding ATP-binding protein has translation MVTSLVRELDRRQGAPADARNSVRDLFRGLADTDSDRVDSLAADVELVVSELVTNAVVHGTGPITLRVRVIDGFISVGVQDRGLGVPQLHGADPSREGGRGMAVVAGLVSDWGVRVDGDTGKEVWAILAVQVPPNGEPSASRGT, from the coding sequence ATGGTCACCTCGCTCGTCCGCGAGCTGGACCGGCGCCAAGGGGCACCAGCAGATGCACGCAACAGTGTCCGTGACCTGTTCCGCGGCCTGGCTGATACCGATAGCGACCGCGTCGACTCGCTCGCGGCCGACGTCGAGCTCGTCGTGAGCGAGCTGGTCACCAATGCCGTGGTGCACGGCACCGGCCCGATCACCCTGCGGGTCCGGGTGATCGACGGGTTCATCTCGGTCGGGGTGCAGGACCGCGGCCTGGGCGTGCCCCAGCTCCACGGGGCCGACCCGTCCCGCGAGGGCGGTCGCGGGATGGCCGTGGTCGCCGGGCTGGTGAGCGACTGGGGCGTCCGGGTCGACGGCGACACCGGGAAGGAGGTCTGGGCGATCCTGGCCGTGCAAGTGCCGCCGAACGGCGAGCCCAGCGCGAGCAGGGGCACCTGA